In Corylus avellana chromosome ca2, CavTom2PMs-1.0, the following proteins share a genomic window:
- the LOC132170828 gene encoding poly [ADP-ribose] polymerase 2-A: protein MADKLKVEELRTELSQRGLSTAGIKPSLVRRLETALRKENKQPATATDDGDASDNKKRRRDSENGGSQKIEAVEEFRKMGIRQLREQTALRGVSSSGSKKELLERLCEDLKDQDLKDIPEANEKEKESEKEKIVTATKKGAAVLDQWLPDHIKGHFHVLQLGDEIYDAMLNQTNVGDNNNKFYVIQALESDGGGTFMVYRRWGRVGVKGQDNIQGPYTSRDSAIQEFENKFFAKTKNHWSNRKEFTCHPKSYTLLEMDYSEQEKELDVKEKPDSALGIQPRETQLEPRIAKFISLICNVSMMKQQMMEIGYNADKLPLGKLSKSTILKGYDVLKRLADVISQSDRRKLEQLSGEFYTVIPHDFGFKKMREFVIDSPQKLKSKLEMVEALAEIELATKLLKDDSGVEGDPLYSHYQRLHCDLTPVEVDSEEFSLIAKYMQNTHAKTHSNYNVDIVQIFRVSREMETEHFKKFSTVKNRMLLWHGSRLTNWTGILSQGLRIAPPEAPVTGYMFGKGVYFADMFSKSANYCYATHAAKTGVLLLCEVALGDMAELRSAKYDADKLPEGKLSTKGVGGTAPDLAEARELENGVLVPLGKPKVHPEPRGALLYNEYIVYNVDQIRMRYVVQVDFNFK, encoded by the exons ATGGCAGACAAGCTCAAAGTGGAAGAGCTCCGAACCGAACTCTCCCAACGTGGGCTAAGCACCGCCGGAATTAAGCCCTCCCTG GTCCGAAGACTCGAAACCGCTCTGCGCAAAGAAAACAAGCAGCCAGCAACGGCTACAGACGATGGTGATGCTTCGGACAATAAGAAGAGACGGAGGGACTCAGAAAATGGGGGTTCCCAGAAAATCGAGGCCGTCGAGGAGTTTCGAAAAATGGGGATTCGGCAATTGCGTGAACAAACGGCTCTTCGAGGCGTTTCATCATCTGGGTCCAAGAAAGAGCTTCTAGAAAGGCTCTGTGAAGATTTAAAAGACCAGGATTTAAAGGACATTCCTGAAG ctaatgaaaaagaaaaagaaagcgaGAAGGAGAAGATCGTAACGGCAACCAAAAAGGGTGCGGCGGTATTGGATCAATGGCTTCCAGATCACATAAAGGGTCACTTCCATGTTTTGCAACTG GGTGATGAAATATATGATGCCATGTTGAACCAGACGAATGTTGGagataacaataacaaattttATGTGATTCAAGCTCTTG AATCTGATGGTGGTGGTACATTCATGGTTTACCGTAGGTGGGGGAGAGTAGGAGTAAAGGGTCAAGACAACATACAAGGTCCTTACACATCACGAGACAGTGCAATCCAGGAGtttgaaaataaattctttGCCAAGACCAAGAACCATTGGTCCAATCGAAAAGAGTTCACTTGTCATCCAAAGAGCTATACTTTGTTGGAAATGGATTATAGTGAGCAAGAGAAAGAATTAGAT GTCAAAGAGAAGCCTGACTCTGCTTTAGGAATTCAACCTCGCGAAACACAACTTGAGCCACGCATTGCAAAATTTATATCTCTAATCTGCAATGTCAGCATGATGAAACAGCAAATGATGGAAATAG GATACAATGCTGATAAATTGCCACTTGGCAAGCTaagcaaatcaacaattttgaaG GGTTATGATGTCCTGAAGAGGCTTGCTGATGTGATTAGCCAGTCTGATAGGAGAAAACTTGAACAATTAAGTGG AGAATTCTACACTGTTATTCCCCATGACTTTGGCTTTAAAAAAATGC GTGAATTTGTAATTGACTCTCCTCAGAAGTTGAAAAGCAAGTTGGAAATG GTTGAAGCGTTAGCTGAAATTGAGCTTGCGACGAAGTTATTGAAGGATGACTCTGGGGTGGAG GGTGACCCCTTGTATTCTCATTACCAACGCCTTCATTGTGACCTGACACCGGTTGAAGTTGATTCTGAGGAATTCTCTCTG ATTGCGAAATATATGCAGAACACTCATGCAAAAACACATTCAAACTACAATGTGGATATTGTTCAAATATTCAGGGTATCGAGAGAGATGGAAACTGAACACTTCAAAAAG TTTTCCACTGTGAAAAATAGGATGCTCTTATGGCATGGTTCTCGGCTCACAAACTGGACTGGCATTTTATCCCAAG GTTTGCGCATAGCTCCACCTGAAGCGCCTGTAACAGGTTACATGTTCGGAAAGGGGGTTTACTTTGCTGATATGTTCTCCAAAAGCGCAAATTATTGCTATGCTACTCATGCTGCTAAGACTGGCGTGCTTCTTTTGTGTGAG GTAGCACTGGGTGACATGGCTGAGCTTCGAAGTGCAAAATACGATGCTGATAAGTTGCCCGAAGGGAAGTTaag CACAAAAGGCGTAGGAGGTACTGCACCAGATCTTGCAGAAGCTCGGGAACTCGAGAATGGTGTTCTTGTTCCCCTAGGAAAACCTAAAGTGCATCCGGAGCCTAGg GGTGCTTTATTGTACAACGAGTACATAGTTTACAATGTGGACCAGATTAGGATGCGTTATGTTGTTCAAGTGGATTTCAATTTCAAGTGA